In Nicotiana tabacum cultivar K326 chromosome 17, ASM71507v2, whole genome shotgun sequence, one DNA window encodes the following:
- the LOC107807066 gene encoding B-box zinc finger protein 19 — protein sequence MRTLCDVCESAAAILFCAADEAALCRACDEKVHMCNKLASRHVRVGLAKPNDVPRCDICENAPAFFYCEVDGSSLCLQCDMIVHVGGKRTHSRYLLLRQKVEFPGDKPGPTEELARKTLDPGENKREYSHSPKPMVEDNQQNRRFSPVPVSDGSAHDHAKKDKMIDLNVKPNRYHG from the exons ATGCGGACACTTTGTGACGTTTGTGAAAGTGCTGCTGCCATTCTTTTCTGCGCTGCAGATGAGGCTGCCCTTTGCCGTGCCTGTGACGAAAAG GTTCATATGTGTAATAAGCTTGCTAGTAGGCATGTGAGGGTTGGACTAGCTAAGCCCAACGATGTTCCTCGTTGCGACATATGTGAAAATGCACCTG CATTCTTTTACTGTGAGGTTGATGGAAGTTCTCTTTGTCTGCAATGCGACATGATCGTACACGTTGGAGGTAAACGAACACACAGTAGATATCTCCTGTTGAGGCAGAAAGTTGAG TTTCCAGGAGACAAACCTGGGCCTACGGAGGAGTTAGCCAGGAAGACATTAGATCCTGGTGAAAACAAGAGGGAATATAGTCACTCACCAAAGCCAATGGTTGAAGACAATCAACAAAATCGCAGATTCTCTCCTGTCCCAGTTTCAGATGGGAGTGCACATGATCATGCCAAGAAGGACAAAATGATCGACTTAAATGTGAAGCCAAATCGTTATCATGGTTAG
- the LOC107807065 gene encoding fructose-bisphosphate aldolase 2, chloroplastic isoform X2: MASASLLKTSPVLDKIEFVKGQSLRQPSVSVVRCQPAAPSVLTVRASSYADELVKTAKTIASPGRGILAMDESNATCGKRLASIGLENTEANRQAYRTLLVSVPGLGDYISGAILFEETLYQSTVEGKKMVDVLVEQNIVPGIKVDKGLVPLAGSNDESWCQGLDGLASRSAAYYQQGARFAKWRTVVSIPNGPSALAVKEAAWGLARYAAISQDNGLVPIVEPEILLDGEHNIDTTFEVAKKVWAEVFFYLAENNVMFEGILLKPSMVTPGAECKERATPQQVADYTLKLLRQRIPPAVPGIMAIFVWWTI; this comes from the exons atggcaTCAGCATCTCTCCTTAAGACATCTCCAGTCCTTGACAAGATTGAGTTTGTAAAAGGGCAGTCCCTCCGCCAGCCATCAGTCTCCGTCGTCCGCTGTCAGCCAGCTGCTCCCTCTGTTCTTACTGTCCGTGCTAGCTCCTATGCCGATGAGCTCGTTAAAACCGCG AAAACTATTGCATCCCCTGGTCGTGGAATTTTGGCGATGGATGAGTCCAATGCTACCTGCGGGAAGCGTTTAGCTTCAATCGGATTGGAGAACACTGAGGCTAACCGCCAGGCATACAGGACTCTACTTGTTTCAGTTCCTGGACTTGGGGACTACATCTCAGGTGCCATCCTCTTTGAGGAGACACTTTATCAATCAACCGTCGAAGGAAAGAAAATGGTTGATGTGCTTGTTGAGCAGAACATTGTTCCCGGTATTAAGGTTGACAAG GGTCTTGTTCCCTTGGCTGGCTCAAACGATGAATCATGGTGTCAAGGTCTAGATGGCCTTGCCTCCCGCTCGGCTGCTTACTACCAACAAGGTGCCCGTTTCGCCAAATG GCGTACTGTTGTGAGCATTCCCAATGGTCCTTCTGCACTTGCAGTTAAGGAGGCAGCCTGGGGTCTTGCTCGCTATGCTGCCATTTCTCAG GACAATGGGTTGGTACCCATCGTCGAGCCAGAGATCTTACTTGATGGTGAACACAACATTGACACGACCTTTGAAGTCGCCAAGAAGGTGTGGGCTGAAGTGTTCTTCTACCTCGCCGAGAACAATGTCATGTTTGAAGGTATCCTCTTGAAGCCCAGCATGGTCACCCCTGGAGCAGAGTGCAAGGAGAGGGCCACCCCACAACAAGTTGCCGACTACACCCTCAAACTCCTCCGCCAAAGAATCCCTCCTGCCGTCCCAGGAATCATGGCAA TTTTTGTCTGGTGGACAATCTGA
- the LOC107807065 gene encoding fructose-bisphosphate aldolase 1, chloroplastic isoform X1, with the protein MASASLLKTSPVLDKIEFVKGQSLRQPSVSVVRCQPAAPSVLTVRASSYADELVKTAKTIASPGRGILAMDESNATCGKRLASIGLENTEANRQAYRTLLVSVPGLGDYISGAILFEETLYQSTVEGKKMVDVLVEQNIVPGIKVDKGLVPLAGSNDESWCQGLDGLASRSAAYYQQGARFAKWRTVVSIPNGPSALAVKEAAWGLARYAAISQDNGLVPIVEPEILLDGEHNIDTTFEVAKKVWAEVFFYLAENNVMFEGILLKPSMVTPGAECKERATPQQVADYTLKLLRQRIPPAVPGIMFLSGGQSEVEATLNLNAMNQGPNPWHVSFSYARALQNTCLKTWGGRPENVQAAQEALLIRAKANSLAQLGKYTGEGESEEAKKGMFVKGYVY; encoded by the exons atggcaTCAGCATCTCTCCTTAAGACATCTCCAGTCCTTGACAAGATTGAGTTTGTAAAAGGGCAGTCCCTCCGCCAGCCATCAGTCTCCGTCGTCCGCTGTCAGCCAGCTGCTCCCTCTGTTCTTACTGTCCGTGCTAGCTCCTATGCCGATGAGCTCGTTAAAACCGCG AAAACTATTGCATCCCCTGGTCGTGGAATTTTGGCGATGGATGAGTCCAATGCTACCTGCGGGAAGCGTTTAGCTTCAATCGGATTGGAGAACACTGAGGCTAACCGCCAGGCATACAGGACTCTACTTGTTTCAGTTCCTGGACTTGGGGACTACATCTCAGGTGCCATCCTCTTTGAGGAGACACTTTATCAATCAACCGTCGAAGGAAAGAAAATGGTTGATGTGCTTGTTGAGCAGAACATTGTTCCCGGTATTAAGGTTGACAAG GGTCTTGTTCCCTTGGCTGGCTCAAACGATGAATCATGGTGTCAAGGTCTAGATGGCCTTGCCTCCCGCTCGGCTGCTTACTACCAACAAGGTGCCCGTTTCGCCAAATG GCGTACTGTTGTGAGCATTCCCAATGGTCCTTCTGCACTTGCAGTTAAGGAGGCAGCCTGGGGTCTTGCTCGCTATGCTGCCATTTCTCAG GACAATGGGTTGGTACCCATCGTCGAGCCAGAGATCTTACTTGATGGTGAACACAACATTGACACGACCTTTGAAGTCGCCAAGAAGGTGTGGGCTGAAGTGTTCTTCTACCTCGCCGAGAACAATGTCATGTTTGAAGGTATCCTCTTGAAGCCCAGCATGGTCACCCCTGGAGCAGAGTGCAAGGAGAGGGCCACCCCACAACAAGTTGCCGACTACACCCTCAAACTCCTCCGCCAAAGAATCCCTCCTGCCGTCCCAGGAATCATG TTTTTGTCTGGTGGACAATCTGAAGTTGAGGCTACTCTTAACTTGAACGCCATGAACCAAGGTCCCAACCCATGGCACGTGTCATTCTCATATGCAAGAGCCCTTCAGAACACATGCCTCAAGACATGGGGTGGACGACCAGAAAATGTGCAGGCAGCTCAGGAAGCTCTGCTTATTAGAGCAAAGGCCAATTCTCTTGCCCAGCTCGGGAAATACACTGGTGAGGGTGAGTCCGAGGAGGCCAAGAAGGGAATGTTCGTGAAGGGATACGTTTACTAA